The following proteins are encoded in a genomic region of Nicotiana sylvestris chromosome 4, ASM39365v2, whole genome shotgun sequence:
- the LOC138889880 gene encoding uncharacterized protein: MWYSLFPEHSIDSFEMLADSFIKAYARSRKVQAQKAYIFRIAQVVFELLREFVTRFQKERMLLPAITDEWAAEAFTKGLNLRSFDASQKLKESLLEFQVITWEDVHNRYESKIRIEDDQYDDDEN, from the coding sequence ATGTGGTATTCACTTTTTCCCGAGCATTCCATAGACTCCTTCGAGATGCTCGCGGATTCTTTCATTAAGGCCTATGCTAGGTCCAGAAAGGTACAGGCCCAAAAGGCGTATATATTCAGGATTGCGCAAGTAGTGTTCGAGTTACTGCGGGAATTTGTAACTCGATTCCAGAAGGAAAGGATGTTGCTCCCAGCCATTACAGATGAATGGGCGGCTGAAGCTTTCACCAAGGGTTTGAATCTGAGGAGTTTTGATGCTTCCCAAAAGTTAAAAGAAAGCTTGCTCGAGTTCCAAGTGATAACTTGGGAGGATGTTCACAACCGGTATGAGTCAAAGATAAGGATCGAGGATGATCAGTACGACGACGATGAGAACTGA
- the LOC138889881 gene encoding uncharacterized protein, giving the protein MIQNLKKRLEEAKGKWPEKLPRVLWAYRTTVKSSTGETLFSLGYRVEALISVEVGDPTLRYFQANEDANNEEMLVNLELLDERRDLAHIRMATYKQRIEKYYNQRSNLCYFKVGDLVLRKVTQNTGELNTGKLGQPWEGLYWVSAATGKGSYELENQYGEKLPSNWNVAHLKRYYC; this is encoded by the coding sequence atgatacaaaatctcaaaaagagattggaagAAGCTAAAGGAAAATGGCCCGAGAAACTCCCTAGAGTACTATGGGCGTACCGAACAACGGTCAAATCGAGCACAGGAGAGACTCTTTTCTCCCTTGGGTACAGAGTAGAGGCCCTGATCTCGGTGGAAGTAGGTGACCCTACCTTGAGATACTTCCAAGCAAATGAAGATGCGAACAATGAAGAAATGTTGGTCAATTTGGAGTTGCTAGATGAGCGCAGGGACTTGGCGCATATAAGGATGGCAACTTATAAGCAGAGAATAGAAAAATATTACAATCAAAGATCCAACCTTtgttatttcaaagtgggagacttggttttaaggaaagtaactcaaaacaCCGGGGAACTTAATACAGGGAAGCTAGGTCAACCATGGGAAGGCCTGTACTGGGTTTCAGCTGCCACCGGGAAAGGATCATATGAGCTGGAGAATCAATATGGAGAAAAGTTGCCAAGCAACTGGAATGTGGCACATCTCAAGAGATACTATTGCTGA